A DNA window from Ranitomeya imitator isolate aRanImi1 chromosome 2, aRanImi1.pri, whole genome shotgun sequence contains the following coding sequences:
- the NMT1 gene encoding glycylpeptide N-tetradecanoyltransferase 1 translates to MADQSETAAGDGLGDDENGHGHCSDCENEEKHSFHRGEGDDTGVKKKKKQKRKKDKGGDKLDADAPVTTLPAEKIQEIQKAIELFSVGQGPAKTMEEASKRSYQFWDTQPVPKLGDVVSSHGPIEPDKDHIRQEPYSLPHGFTWDALDLGDRAVLKELYTLLNENYVEDDDNMFRFDYSPEFLLWALRPPGWLPQWHCGVRVISSKKLVGFISAIPATMKIYDLTKKMVEINFLCVHKKLRSKRVAPVLIREITRRVHMEGIFQAVYTAGVVLPKPVGTCRYWHRSLNPRKLIEVKFSHLSRNMTMQRTMKLYRLPEAPKTAGLKPMEIHHIPAVHKLLTRYLSQFNLAPVMDEEEVQHWLLPQENIIDTFIVETPEGDITDILSFYTLPSTIMNHPTHKSLKAAYSFYNVHTKAPLVDLMNDALILAKSKGFDVFNALDLMENKTFLEKLKFGIGDGNLQYYLYNWKCPSMGPEKVGLVLQ, encoded by the exons ATGGCGGATCAGAGTGAGACAGCAGCAGGCGATGGGTTGGGGGATGACGAGAATGGACATGGACATTGCAGCGACTGCGAGAACGAGGAAAAGCATAGCTTCCACCGGGG GGAGGGCGATGACACTGGAGTCAAGAAAAAGAAGAAACAGAAACgcaagaaagataagggaggagatAAGTTGGATGCTGATGCTCCG GTGACCACTCTTCCTGCTGAGAAGATCCAAGAGATCCAAAAGGCCATTGAGTTATTTTCTGTGGGTCAGGGGCCAGCCAAAACCATGGAAGAGGCTAGCAAAAGAAGCTACCAGTTTTGGGACACACAACCTGTACCCAAGCTAG GAGACGTGGTGAGTTCACATGGCCCCATTGAGCCAGACAAAGACCACATCCGCCAGGAGCCATACAGTCTTCCACATGGTTTCACCTGGGACGCTCTAGATTTAGGTGATAGGGCAGTG TTAAAAGAATTGTACACTCTGCTGAATGAGAACTACGTGGAGGATGACGATAACATGTTCCGATTTGACTACTCACCGGAGTTCCTGCTGTG GGCACTGAGACCTCCTGGCTGGCTGCCACAGTGGCATTGTGGAGTGAGAGTTATCTCTAGCAAAAAACTAGTGGGATTTATCAGTGCCATCCCAGCTACCATGAAAATCTATGACCT AACCAAGAAAATGGTCGAGATCAATTTCCTTTGTGTTCACAAAAAGTTGCGTTCTAAGAGGGTGGCTCCAGTTCTGATCCGTGAGATCACCCGTCGAGTCCACATGGAGGGGATCTTCCAAGCAGTGTACACAGCAGGGGTGGTTCTACCCAAGCCAGTAGGCACATGCAG GTACTGGCATAGATCGCTAAATCCTCGGAAACTGATAGAGGTCAAATTCTCTCACCTGAGCCGTAACATGACCATGCAGAGGACTATGAAGTTATATCGGCTGCCTGAG GCTCCTAAAACGGCCGGTCTGAAGCCTATGGAAATCCATCATATCCCAGCCGTTCACAAGCTTCTAACCAGATACCTATCCCAGTTCAATCTGGCTCCAGTTATGGATGAAGAGGAGGTCCAGCACTGGCTGCTTCCACAGGAGAACATCATAGACACCTTCATTGTGGAG ACACCAGAAGGAGACATCACTGACATCCTGAGCTTCTACACATTGCCCTCAACCATCATGAATCATCCTACACATAAGAGCCTGAAAGCTGCATACTCCTTTTACAACGTCCACACCAAGGCGCCTCTAGTCGATCTCATGAATGACGCTCTCATATTGGCGAAGTCT AAAGGATTTGATGTTTTCAACGCCCTGGATCTTATGGAGAACAAAACTTTCCTTGAGAAACTGAAATTTGGGATTGGAGATGGGAACCTTCAGTATTACCTGTATAATTGGAAGTGTCCCAGCATGGGCCCTGAGAAG GTCGGTCTGGTTTTACAGTAA